In one window of Deltaproteobacteria bacterium DNA:
- a CDS encoding acyl dehydratase — translation PKQSKFAGKTVFDYFEDKYSNQNNEPVAQVKKLIIRAERKKSREKGKYQTIELPHPWTQEELQKLEEEILRNSKDCMRGQTPRYWEDVKIGDELPQLIKGPVGLTDMVAAVVAGLAPARLNAHEEALMQHEKKPAWFFRDPATGAWEPIFAVHYSIDGAKAMGLPYPYDIGIQRHCWLVQMLTNWIGDDGWLKRCYAEYRNFVFLSDVVRITGTVTEKYVDDQGEYCVRVKTNAINQRGVDVMPGEAEISLPSREKNTWPVEARR, via the coding sequence GGCCCAAACAGAGCAAATTTGCCGGAAAGACCGTATTTGATTACTTTGAGGATAAATACTCAAACCAGAATAATGAACCGGTTGCTCAGGTAAAGAAGCTGATAATACGAGCTGAAAGAAAAAAAAGCCGGGAGAAGGGGAAGTATCAAACAATTGAGCTTCCTCACCCGTGGACGCAGGAGGAGCTGCAAAAGCTCGAAGAGGAAATTCTTCGCAACAGTAAAGACTGCATGAGAGGACAGACCCCCAGGTATTGGGAAGATGTGAAGATCGGTGATGAATTGCCGCAGCTTATAAAGGGACCTGTGGGATTAACCGATATGGTGGCTGCTGTAGTTGCCGGTCTTGCCCCGGCGCGGCTGAACGCACATGAAGAGGCCCTGATGCAGCATGAGAAAAAGCCCGCCTGGTTTTTCCGTGATCCGGCGACCGGTGCGTGGGAACCGATTTTTGCCGTCCATTACAGCATTGACGGAGCAAAGGCAATGGGTCTGCCTTATCCGTATGACATTGGGATACAGAGGCATTGCTGGCTTGTACAAATGCTTACAAATTGGATAGGTGATGATGGCTGGCTGAAAAGATGCTATGCCGAATATCGGAATTTTGTATTCTTGTCGGATGTGGTACGCATAACGGGCACTGTCACCGAAAAATATGTCGACGATCAGGGAGAATATTGCGTGCGGGTTAAAACAAACGCAATAAACCAGCGCGGAGTAGATGTAATGCCCGGTGAAGCTGAAATAAGTCTGCCTTCAAGAGAAAAAAATACATGGCCGGTTGAGGCAAGGAGATAG